The following coding sequences are from one Paenibacillus stellifer window:
- a CDS encoding DUF402 domain-containing protein, translated as MKRKFGDRANWRRITRRGFACRYVETREFSGYITLYTIYGLKEPLWKSYGRHTYRIADKGYSWLQYFPKDSHYIVTAMFDERQNIIQWYIDTCKVQGVTDQGVPWFDDLYLDVVVLWNGEVFLLDEDELEEALERGDITDSEYHLAWDTARSIMKGIDAHAFPYFTLSLKHRAELFHHGEFRRKS; from the coding sequence ATGAAACGTAAATTCGGAGACCGTGCCAATTGGCGCCGAATTACCCGGCGCGGGTTCGCCTGCCGCTACGTGGAGACCCGGGAATTCAGCGGTTACATTACTTTATATACCATCTATGGATTGAAAGAGCCGCTGTGGAAAAGCTATGGACGGCATACATACCGCATTGCGGACAAAGGCTATTCATGGCTCCAGTACTTTCCGAAGGACAGCCACTATATTGTGACCGCGATGTTCGACGAGCGGCAGAACATTATTCAGTGGTACATCGATACATGCAAGGTGCAGGGCGTCACCGATCAGGGGGTTCCCTGGTTCGATGATTTGTATCTCGATGTCGTAGTGCTGTGGAATGGAGAAGTGTTCCTTCTGGACGAGGATGAGCTGGAGGAGGCGCTGGAGCGCGGTGATATAACCGACAGCGAATACCATCTTGCCTGGGACACGGCCCGCAGCATAATGAAAGGGATCGACGCTCATGCGTTTCCCTATTTCACGCTCTCTTTGAAGCACCGGGCCGAACTGTTTCATCACGGGGAATTC
- a CDS encoding transglycosylase domain-containing protein produces the protein MSNDEILRSNRHRKSGGGQPPKPKKKRKLTRKRVLWTLFFTMALAIFCALGGYLFITINGEKLLTENEGKLTVNPTTKIYDRNANQIAELALEKSDPVESDKIPQIIKDAFVATEDKRFYEHQGVDLWSIGRAAVKDVIARSMVEGGSTITQQLAKNIFLTRDKTFFRKATEMSIAMALERHKSKDEIITLYLNRINFGGTVYGIKAASEHYFGVSNLNELKLWQIATLAAMPKGPSRYNPLRNPELSKERRGVVLQLMNEQGYITQEEMNQAKVINYNYKPPATKQKYQAFIDYVIDEAENKYGLTEDDLNIGGYKIYTTMDKDAQTTVENAFADADNFEKSVDDEPVQGSMVIINQETGGIVALMGGRNYEKKGFSRVNDSRRSPGSSIKPIVSYAPAIESGKFSMDSQISNAKQCFGDYCPTNLHGYSNTISMSEALTKSENIPAVWLLSQIGVGTGYDFAKKLGIGVGDNDRNLSLALGGMEKGTNTLEMAQAYTAFATGGEERQAYAIKSIADSTGETAYKANTTAERVMKESTAYQMTEMMQEVVQSGTGKKAKIDRPVAGKTGTTQSGYSGVSSNRDVWFVGYTPELTAAVWMGYDNPDRKHLLKNSSPLAAAFWGKVMGEVVKNYPEKSFPKPDNLDIPKPSEQVTEQVQAVTGLTAAYESSTGTVNLAWNPVTGEGKEYRVYRKETSEADFTQLVSTLSPNAADIGAMAGLTYEYYVTVYDPATGTESDPSNTATILIEGAEPSPSPSPSPSVEPSPSPDQGARGGPEQTVPGGDNGGGTDNGNGNGGGNVDGNGNGNGNGNGNGNGNGNGNGNGNGNQGGGELPVTTTPSPSPAASPADGAAAGGAAVPETDTQNVTGGADAGVVTQ, from the coding sequence ATGTCGAACGACGAAATTTTGCGGTCGAACCGTCACCGGAAATCCGGAGGGGGGCAACCGCCAAAACCGAAGAAGAAGAGAAAGCTGACCCGAAAGCGTGTGCTGTGGACGCTGTTTTTCACCATGGCATTGGCCATTTTTTGTGCACTAGGCGGCTATTTGTTCATTACCATTAACGGAGAGAAGCTGCTGACCGAGAATGAAGGCAAACTGACGGTCAATCCGACTACGAAGATTTATGACCGGAATGCGAATCAAATCGCCGAGCTGGCTCTTGAGAAGAGCGATCCGGTCGAGAGCGATAAGATTCCCCAGATCATCAAGGATGCGTTCGTAGCAACCGAGGATAAACGTTTCTACGAGCATCAGGGGGTCGATCTGTGGTCAATCGGCCGTGCGGCGGTCAAAGATGTTATTGCCCGGAGCATGGTGGAAGGCGGCAGTACCATTACCCAGCAGCTGGCCAAGAACATCTTCTTGACCCGGGACAAAACCTTCTTCCGCAAAGCGACGGAGATGTCGATCGCGATGGCGCTGGAGCGTCACAAATCGAAGGATGAAATCATTACGCTGTATTTGAACCGGATCAACTTCGGAGGCACGGTCTATGGAATCAAGGCGGCTTCCGAGCATTATTTCGGAGTCAGCAACCTGAATGAGCTGAAGCTATGGCAGATCGCCACGCTTGCGGCCATGCCGAAGGGACCTTCCCGCTATAATCCGCTGCGCAATCCCGAGCTGTCCAAAGAGCGGCGCGGAGTTGTGCTCCAGCTGATGAATGAGCAGGGCTACATTACGCAGGAAGAAATGAATCAGGCGAAGGTGATTAATTATAACTATAAGCCGCCGGCCACGAAGCAGAAGTATCAGGCGTTCATCGACTACGTCATTGACGAAGCCGAGAACAAGTATGGCCTGACTGAAGACGATCTGAATATCGGCGGCTACAAAATCTATACCACGATGGATAAGGATGCCCAGACGACGGTCGAGAACGCTTTTGCCGACGCTGACAATTTCGAGAAGAGCGTTGATGACGAGCCGGTTCAAGGCTCCATGGTTATCATTAACCAGGAGACCGGCGGTATTGTGGCGCTGATGGGCGGACGCAATTATGAGAAGAAGGGCTTCAGCCGCGTGAATGACAGCCGCCGCTCGCCGGGATCATCGATCAAGCCGATCGTGTCCTATGCGCCAGCGATTGAGTCCGGCAAGTTCTCGATGGACTCCCAGATCAGCAACGCGAAGCAGTGCTTCGGCGATTACTGTCCGACCAACCTTCACGGGTATTCGAACACGATCAGCATGAGCGAGGCGCTGACGAAGTCCGAGAATATTCCGGCTGTATGGCTGCTGAGCCAGATCGGGGTTGGAACCGGCTATGATTTTGCCAAGAAGCTTGGAATCGGCGTAGGCGATAATGACCGCAACCTTTCACTTGCGCTTGGCGGCATGGAGAAGGGAACAAACACGCTAGAGATGGCTCAAGCCTATACGGCCTTTGCAACAGGCGGTGAGGAGCGGCAGGCTTATGCGATCAAGTCGATTGCGGACAGCACGGGTGAAACGGCCTACAAAGCCAACACGACCGCCGAGCGGGTCATGAAGGAGAGTACCGCTTACCAGATGACCGAAATGATGCAGGAGGTCGTGCAGAGCGGTACGGGCAAGAAGGCCAAGATCGACCGTCCGGTTGCGGGCAAGACTGGCACGACCCAAAGCGGATACAGCGGCGTGAGCTCCAACCGCGATGTCTGGTTCGTCGGCTATACGCCGGAGCTTACCGCAGCAGTCTGGATGGGCTATGACAATCCCGACCGTAAGCATTTGCTGAAGAACAGCAGTCCGCTGGCTGCGGCGTTCTGGGGCAAAGTTATGGGCGAGGTCGTGAAGAACTATCCGGAGAAATCGTTCCCGAAACCGGATAATCTGGATATACCGAAGCCGTCTGAGCAGGTTACCGAGCAGGTTCAGGCCGTTACCGGACTGACTGCTGCGTATGAGTCATCGACCGGCACCGTTAACCTGGCCTGGAATCCGGTTACGGGCGAGGGTAAAGAATATCGCGTATACCGGAAGGAGACTTCAGAGGCGGACTTCACCCAGCTCGTCAGCACACTGTCGCCAAATGCGGCAGACATCGGCGCCATGGCGGGGCTGACCTATGAGTATTATGTAACGGTCTATGATCCTGCCACGGGGACGGAGAGCGATCCGTCCAACACGGCAACCATCCTGATTGAAGGAGCGGAGCCGTCTCCGTCGCCTTCACCATCTCCTTCCGTTGAACCTTCTCCTTCACCTGACCAAGGCGCACGAGGAGGTCCGGAGCAAACTGTGCCGGGCGGCGATAACGGCGGCGGAACAGACAACGGCAACGGGAATGGCGGCGGGAACGTCGATGGCAATGGAAACGGAAATGGGAATGGTAACGGTAATGGCAACGGCAACGGAAACGGGAATGGTAACGGCAATGGTAATCAGGGCGGTGGAGAGCTTCCGGTTACTACCACGCCTTCCCCTTCACCAGCTGCCAGTCCCGCTGACGGGGCTGCGGCTGGTGGGGCTGCCGTCCCCGAAACCGACACCCAGAATGTAACAGGCGGCGCCGATGCAGGCGTTGTGACCCAGTAA
- the hfq gene encoding RNA chaperone Hfq: protein MNKSINIQDTFLNQLRKENIPATVYLTNGFQIRGIIKAFDNFTIVIDSDGRQQMVYKHAISTFTPQRSVSLMQDSGTGEE from the coding sequence AGTCCATTAACATCCAAGATACGTTCTTGAACCAACTTCGCAAAGAAAATATCCCTGCAACCGTATATTTAACCAACGGGTTTCAGATCCGCGGGATCATTAAAGCTTTTGACAATTTCACAATCGTGATCGACAGCGACGGCCGTCAGCAGATGGTGTACAAGCATGCGATCTCGACCTTTACGCCGCAGCGCAGCGTATCTTTAATGCAAGACAGCGGTACGGGTGAAGAATAA